The following proteins come from a genomic window of Trifolium pratense cultivar HEN17-A07 linkage group LG4, ARS_RC_1.1, whole genome shotgun sequence:
- the LOC123881840 gene encoding jacalin-related lectin 3-like isoform X2, with product MSSEDSIKKPASVGPWGGNGGSRWDDGIYSGLRQLVIVHGTGIDSVQIEYDKKGSSIWSEKHGGSGGNKTDKVKLDYPDEFLTSIHGYYGSLNQWGHNLVRSLSFESNKKTYGPFGVEQGTYFSVPMTGAKIVGFHGRCGWYLDAIGVYMKSLKQPNPSKDLHNLGHITSTSENFGYSVIQGTVNQNYDIVLAVRQKDQKDDFGKPIPNKVSGKISTVKESNNIEHKEKITHSEVPPAKVGGVVACGPWGGLGGYAFDDGTYKGIRQINLSRNVGIVWIRVLYDHDGDAIWGCKQGGTGGYKSDKIVFDFPYEVLTHISGYYGPLMYMGPAVIRSLTFHTTKRKYGPFGEEQGTYFTTKAKEGKIVGIHGRKGLFLDAFGVHLVEGKVVAPVAMPPKEIIPGEKNIGEIGSAQWPNKMVLTKPSAAEEVSYGMIKEPAPCGPGPWGGDGGRSWDDGVFSAIKQIYLTKVSEGICSIQIEYDRNRQSVWSIKHGGNGGNTMHRIQLEYPHEVLTCISGYYGPITKDEKHTVIKSLTFHTSRGKYGPYGEEVGKFFTSTTTEGKVVGFHGRSSLYLDAIGVHMQHWLGSQKTSRSSLFKLF from the exons ATG AGTTCTGAGGATTCCATAAAAAAACCTGCATCTGTTGGGCCATGGGGAGGTAATGGAGGGTCCCGTTGGGATGACGGAATATACTCAGGATTAAGGCAATTGGTGATTGTTCATGGGACAGGAATTGACTCTGTCCAGATTGAATATGATAAGAAAGGAAGCTCTATTTGGTCAGAGAAACATGGTGGAAGTGGAGGAAATAAAACTGACAAG GTGAAACTTGATTATCCAGACGAGTTCCTAACTTCAATTCATGGATACTATGGTAGCTTAAATCAATGGGGGCACAACTTAGTTCGGTCACTCAGTTTTGAGAGTAACAAGAAAACTTATGGACCATTTGGTGTCGAGCAAGGAACATATTTTTCGGTACCAATGACTGGGGCCAAGATTGTTGGGTTCCATGGCAGGTGCGGTTGGTACCTAGATGCCATTGGCGTCTATATGAAGTCCTTGAAGCAACCAAATCCATCCAAAGATTTGCATAATTTGGGCCACATTACTAGCACTAGTGAGAATTTTGGATATTCTGTGATACAAGGAACTGTGAACCAGAACTATGATATTGTACTTGCTGTTAGACAGAAAGATCAAAAAGATGATTTCGGCAAGCCTATACCAAACAAGGTATCAGGGAAAATTTCTACTGTAAAAGAATCAAACAACATTGAGCACAAAGAAAAG ATAACACATTCAGAAGTGCCACCCGCAAAGGTTGGTGGTGTAGTTGCATGCGGTCCTTGGGGTGGCCTTGGCGGATATGCATTTGATGATGGGACCTATAAAGGAATCAGACAAATCAATTTGTCACGCAACGTTGGAATTGTATGGATTAGAGTTTTGTATGATCATGATGGGGATGCGATATGGGGGTGCAAACAAGGTGGGACAGGAGGATATAAAAGTGATAAG ATAGTCTTTGATTTCCCATATGAAGTCCTGACACATATATCTGGCTACTATGGACCTTTGATGTACATGGGTCCTGCTGTTATAAGATCACTGACTTTCCACACCACAAAAAGGAAGTATGGACCATTTGGGGAAGAACAAGGAACTTATTTCACCACAAAGGCGAAAGAAGGTAAAATTGTTGGCATTCATGGGAGGAAAGGTTTGTTCCTTGATGCTTTTGGTGTACACTTGGTGGAAGGAAAAGTAGTAGCACCGGTGGCAATGCCTCCGAAGGAAATTATCCCTggagaaaaaaatattggtgaGATAGGCAGTGCTCAATGGCCTAACAAAATGGTACTTACTAAGCCATCAGCAGCTGAAGAG GTTTCTTATGGTATGATAAAAGAACCAGCTCCATGTGGACCAGGCCCTTGGGGTGGTGATGGAGGTAGATCTTGGGATGATGGAGTCTTTTCTGCGATTAAGCAGATTTATTTAACAAAAGTATCAGAAGGCATCTGCTCTATTCAGATTGAGTATGATCGAAACAGGCAATCTGTGTGGTCTATAAAACATGGCGGTAATGGAGGAAACACAATGCATAGG ATACAATTGGAGTACCCACATGAAGTACTGACTTGTATATCTGGCTATTATGGGCCGATCACAAAAGATGAGAAGCATACAGTCATAAAGTCACTGACATTCCACACCAGTCGTGGTAAGTATGGTCCATATGGTGAGGAAGTAGGGAAATTCTTCACCTCAACCACTACAGAGGGCAAGGTGGTGGGTTTCCATGGGAGGAGTAGCTTGTACTTGGATGCTATTGGGGTCCATATGCAACACTGGCTTGGAAGTCAGAAAACTTCAAGGTCCTCCCTCTTCAAACTATTTTGA
- the LOC123881840 gene encoding jacalin-related lectin 3-like isoform X1, whose protein sequence is MFCMQSSEDSIKKPASVGPWGGNGGSRWDDGIYSGLRQLVIVHGTGIDSVQIEYDKKGSSIWSEKHGGSGGNKTDKVKLDYPDEFLTSIHGYYGSLNQWGHNLVRSLSFESNKKTYGPFGVEQGTYFSVPMTGAKIVGFHGRCGWYLDAIGVYMKSLKQPNPSKDLHNLGHITSTSENFGYSVIQGTVNQNYDIVLAVRQKDQKDDFGKPIPNKVSGKISTVKESNNIEHKEKITHSEVPPAKVGGVVACGPWGGLGGYAFDDGTYKGIRQINLSRNVGIVWIRVLYDHDGDAIWGCKQGGTGGYKSDKIVFDFPYEVLTHISGYYGPLMYMGPAVIRSLTFHTTKRKYGPFGEEQGTYFTTKAKEGKIVGIHGRKGLFLDAFGVHLVEGKVVAPVAMPPKEIIPGEKNIGEIGSAQWPNKMVLTKPSAAEEVSYGMIKEPAPCGPGPWGGDGGRSWDDGVFSAIKQIYLTKVSEGICSIQIEYDRNRQSVWSIKHGGNGGNTMHRIQLEYPHEVLTCISGYYGPITKDEKHTVIKSLTFHTSRGKYGPYGEEVGKFFTSTTTEGKVVGFHGRSSLYLDAIGVHMQHWLGSQKTSRSSLFKLF, encoded by the exons ATGTTTTGCATGCAGAGTTCTGAGGATTCCATAAAAAAACCTGCATCTGTTGGGCCATGGGGAGGTAATGGAGGGTCCCGTTGGGATGACGGAATATACTCAGGATTAAGGCAATTGGTGATTGTTCATGGGACAGGAATTGACTCTGTCCAGATTGAATATGATAAGAAAGGAAGCTCTATTTGGTCAGAGAAACATGGTGGAAGTGGAGGAAATAAAACTGACAAG GTGAAACTTGATTATCCAGACGAGTTCCTAACTTCAATTCATGGATACTATGGTAGCTTAAATCAATGGGGGCACAACTTAGTTCGGTCACTCAGTTTTGAGAGTAACAAGAAAACTTATGGACCATTTGGTGTCGAGCAAGGAACATATTTTTCGGTACCAATGACTGGGGCCAAGATTGTTGGGTTCCATGGCAGGTGCGGTTGGTACCTAGATGCCATTGGCGTCTATATGAAGTCCTTGAAGCAACCAAATCCATCCAAAGATTTGCATAATTTGGGCCACATTACTAGCACTAGTGAGAATTTTGGATATTCTGTGATACAAGGAACTGTGAACCAGAACTATGATATTGTACTTGCTGTTAGACAGAAAGATCAAAAAGATGATTTCGGCAAGCCTATACCAAACAAGGTATCAGGGAAAATTTCTACTGTAAAAGAATCAAACAACATTGAGCACAAAGAAAAG ATAACACATTCAGAAGTGCCACCCGCAAAGGTTGGTGGTGTAGTTGCATGCGGTCCTTGGGGTGGCCTTGGCGGATATGCATTTGATGATGGGACCTATAAAGGAATCAGACAAATCAATTTGTCACGCAACGTTGGAATTGTATGGATTAGAGTTTTGTATGATCATGATGGGGATGCGATATGGGGGTGCAAACAAGGTGGGACAGGAGGATATAAAAGTGATAAG ATAGTCTTTGATTTCCCATATGAAGTCCTGACACATATATCTGGCTACTATGGACCTTTGATGTACATGGGTCCTGCTGTTATAAGATCACTGACTTTCCACACCACAAAAAGGAAGTATGGACCATTTGGGGAAGAACAAGGAACTTATTTCACCACAAAGGCGAAAGAAGGTAAAATTGTTGGCATTCATGGGAGGAAAGGTTTGTTCCTTGATGCTTTTGGTGTACACTTGGTGGAAGGAAAAGTAGTAGCACCGGTGGCAATGCCTCCGAAGGAAATTATCCCTggagaaaaaaatattggtgaGATAGGCAGTGCTCAATGGCCTAACAAAATGGTACTTACTAAGCCATCAGCAGCTGAAGAG GTTTCTTATGGTATGATAAAAGAACCAGCTCCATGTGGACCAGGCCCTTGGGGTGGTGATGGAGGTAGATCTTGGGATGATGGAGTCTTTTCTGCGATTAAGCAGATTTATTTAACAAAAGTATCAGAAGGCATCTGCTCTATTCAGATTGAGTATGATCGAAACAGGCAATCTGTGTGGTCTATAAAACATGGCGGTAATGGAGGAAACACAATGCATAGG ATACAATTGGAGTACCCACATGAAGTACTGACTTGTATATCTGGCTATTATGGGCCGATCACAAAAGATGAGAAGCATACAGTCATAAAGTCACTGACATTCCACACCAGTCGTGGTAAGTATGGTCCATATGGTGAGGAAGTAGGGAAATTCTTCACCTCAACCACTACAGAGGGCAAGGTGGTGGGTTTCCATGGGAGGAGTAGCTTGTACTTGGATGCTATTGGGGTCCATATGCAACACTGGCTTGGAAGTCAGAAAACTTCAAGGTCCTCCCTCTTCAAACTATTTTGA
- the LOC123881842 gene encoding selT-like protein, with protein sequence MDRAQLLLVGLPLFLLCSDLFSLFTSSPPPPKPSHTHHHNHHHQQPVVDRIAIPFPSDSEKLANNIGGVGFGNTVNINFCSSCSYKGTAVTLKNMLEISFPGIEVFLANYPPPLPKRLLSKVVPVVQIGVIGVVVAGEQIFPMLGFVAPPPWYYSLRGNRFGTIATTWLLGNALQSFLQSSGAFEVYFNGDLVFSKLKEGRFPGEIELKDLITKRMANSRLVSSASELGL encoded by the exons ATGGATCGTGCTCAGCTTCTGTTGGTAGGTTTACCTCTCTTCCTCCTCTGTTCCGACCTCTTTTCCCTTTTCACATCATCTCCTCCACCACCAAAGCCATCTCACACCCACcaccacaaccaccaccaccaacaaccaGTTGTTGACCGTATAGCTATACCGTTCCCCTCAGATTCCGAG AAACTAGCCAACAATATTGGAGGTGTAGGTTTTGGCAACACTGTCAACATCAATTTCTGTTCTTCTTGCTCCTACAA GGGAACAGCGGTAACACTAAAGAATATGTTGGAGATTTCCTTTCCAGGAATTGAGGTTTTTCTTGCAAATTATCCACCGCCACTTCCAAAACGTCTGCTAAGCAAAGTGGTTCCAGTTGTTCAAATTGGTGTTATAGGTGTTGTAGTTGCAGGGGAACAGATTTTTCCAATGTTGGGTTTTGTTGCACCTCCTCCTTGGTATTATAGCTTGCGTGGTAATAGGTTTGGAACCATTGCCACTACATGGCTTCTTGGGAATGCCTTGCAGTCATTCTTACAGAGCTCCGGAGCATTTGAAGTTTACTTCAATGGTGATCTG GTATTCTCTAAACTGAAGGAGGGAAGGTTTCCGGGAGAGATAGAGTTAAAGGATCTGATCACCAAAAGGATGGCAAATTCTAGACTTGTCAGCAGTGCTTCAGAATTGGGGCTTTAG
- the LOC123881843 gene encoding uncharacterized protein LOC123881843 codes for MAALGTKTAAQWWESYGDEHPELQKFAIRVLSLTCSSSGCERNWSAFEMVHTKRRNRLKQKTMNDVVFVMTNSKLSKKNKTRNVVDCELEFDEIDSDNEWIVEETGDNEILDFTIGEDLDGEAQNEEHEVATAEDEFAIHNLDDEIEGDEDAMEDMRIGFDQNFLNNLMN; via the exons ATGGCTGCACTTGGAACAAAAACTGCTGCACAATGGTGGGAGTCTTATGGGGATGAGCATCCGGAGCTTCAGAAGTTTGCAATCCGTGTGCTAAGTTTGACTTGCAGCTCATCCGGGTGTGAGCGAAATTGGAGTGCATTTGAGATG GTCCACACAAAGAGGAGAAATCGGTTGAAACAAAAAACTATGAATGATGTTGTCTTTGTGATGACCAACTCAAAGTTATCGAAGAAGAACAAGACTAGAAATGTGGTAGATTGTGAACTTGAATTTGATGAGATTGATTCCGATAATGAATGGATTGTTGAAGAGACAGGTGACAATGAAATTTTGGATTTCACTATAGGTGAGGATTTGGATGGGGAAGCTCAAAATGAAGAACATGAAGTGGCAACTGCTGAAGATGAATTTGCAATTCATAATCTGGATGATGAGATTGAAGGAGATGAAGATGCTATGGAAGACATGCGAATTGGGTTTGATCAGAATTTCTTGAACAACTTGATGAATTAG